A single window of Hyla sarda isolate aHylSar1 chromosome 2, aHylSar1.hap1, whole genome shotgun sequence DNA harbors:
- the LOC130356880 gene encoding uncharacterized protein C6orf132 homolog produces MKKNSSMQGTLNKLFGKKSASNTSLYANNPPWILVQGTKKASVDYTEEVHNSFAFLDDSGTATLKSRPGPRVRPVLQLSTSNTDTQGLAVPTPSVPAGFTDNASTGNGSKLNGSYRLYSSVGDLRFTNYDDDDDYVDADDDLDEIPAPPSMPPPPPPTMAPPPPPPPPPQKSPPSSVISSPQSPSPPDFIPPTPNSSVPVPPSFLPTDQSAVQRVEQHQTNNVTKCKSETVLNAFSKDLPMTLPNRFSMNPAAFQHNQGQTNFSAEPQSTLPRSFKIPPPAPARTSSIQLPQEPQNIDYSKDPPQNPVRSSFNPSFQAKLFTAKQQQQSLNDTLNKRKSMLIMEDLPDFSEKSDQGLEKTANMTDSLNPRVPQLKENTSVLQNLHVALNKGTKNEDINHNKMEPLSISKEDLPLQSYRRLNSNEGGFTSVVSKQGEGQKYSQNGADHNTLNKRGHTQEIHKTLKPAVKCISIKPIINELSLSNANGSKHNSLTAKEMEVLPQELTRINKEVYPKPEKSSENVNECPPTPPLKASLSLPVQNITPPKTPPKTPPISSTTPPLAPPFRLPSPLLSPKPKTISVTPKQPALVPPPPPPKAPPAPPPLPSSYGPSSSVPLLEALQAKQQTLRKIPKSIEVRPAQTTPMPSVDNEQKIRVGKIKGELEALFSPKKDEKRERLINSRMEANKNSNGNFSQSGGENKLVNSLMLKVPLLPAKLEKDDVDADNSEWLPKSNNLDIQIPEPDYLPASPAYKLEKPIYAKLQNKIPKATLDIPVAPLPVASPQKDTSTEGVFETSIPTYKPHRETKLLTESISLDELPVQISQPVTNFSINLDSVSQHTEIANVEQEAPLKSPAESTINHPVTGDQVEANSPLALLMAAQKRAQKAKSLERGNLPKISVTSGIIKSISASPYNERRANTFVVSPYKGNTGNSTEEVTSFASNSIENSDSVSNSSTQKDGVLQSYDITSTLDRDADNSNDKFSVPYVYNSVDIPVSTTNRNEDYLKPKSTTFDNRFSTTVPSSTESPSFNISSFPSPIPDRKMDTKIEYEIIPPPAEFMNSPVQSISSSMQQENRSHVFDHDTSLHSDLSPTYDRINSVIQPFPSLSNTSNFGYYSSDNYGTAQRSSLIKKRLYMPEPESSWNYGKNTSSLRSSTMPGSYINAKSSSNMVLDPRRSNTTSRFLPQGRRDYSENMNRIVPPMTDLKYKSQSSDYSMGQSSSRAQSKLPQGMTFTVRPGTRQPISQMYQGGYL; encoded by the exons AACACAGACACACAAGGATTAGCTGTACCGACCCCTTCCGTTCCAGCAGGGTTTACAGATAATGCCTCTACAG GCAACGGCTCAAAGCTGAATGGAAGCTACAGATTGTATAGTTCCGTTGGAGATCTTCGATTCACgaattatgatgatgatgatgattatgttgATGCTGATGATGATCTTGATGAGATCCCTGCACCACCATCTATGCCGCCACCACCTCCTCCAACCATGGCACCTCCGCCGccacctccaccaccaccacaaaaAAGTCCTCCTTCATCCGTTATTTCATCTCCACAATCTCCAAGTCCTCCAGACTTTATACCCCCTACCCCAAATTCTTCAGTACCTGTGCCACCTAGTTTTTTGCCAACAGATCAATCTGCAGTACAAAGAGTAGAACAGCATCAAACAAATAATGTAACTAAATGCAAATCTGAGACTGTTCTTAATGCATTTTCTAAAGATTTGCCCATGACTTTACCTAATAGATTTTCCATGAATCCTGCTGCTTTCCAACATAACCAAGGGCAGACCAATTTTAGTGCTGAGCCTCAGTCCACATTGCCAAGGTCCTTCAAAAtacctcctccagctccagccaGGACATCATCAATACAGTTGCCTCAAGAGCCTCAGAACATTGATTATTCTAAAGATCCTCCCCAGAATCCAGTGCGATCTAGCTTTAATCCAAGTTTTCAAGCCAAGCTTTTCACAGCAAAGCAGCAACAGCAATCTCTTAATGATACACTGAATAAGAGAAAATCCATGTTGATAATGGAAGATCTTCCAGACTTCTCAGAAAAGTCTGATCAGGGATTAGAAAAAACAGCAAATATGACCGATTCATTAAACCCTAGAGTGCCTCAATTAAAAGAGAACACCTCTGTTCTGCAAAATCTTCATGTAGCATTAAACAAGGGAACCAAGAATGAAGATATTAATCATAACAAAATGGAACCTCTATCAATATCTAAGGAGGATCTTCCATTGCAGTCCTACCGAAGGCTTAATAGCAATGAAGGTGGATTTACATCAGTTGTTTCTAAACAAGGTGAAGGGCAAAAATACTCCCAGAATGGTGCTGATCATAATACTCTTAACAAACGTGGACACACACAAGAAATACACAAAACTTTAAAGCCTGCTGTTAAATGTATTTCAATCAAACCTATTATAAATGAGCTTTCATTATCAAATGCAAATGGGTCTAAACATAACTCTCTAACAGCAAAGGAGATGGAAGTATTGCCTCAAGAGTTGACTAGAATAAATAAGGAAGTTTATCCAAAACCAGAAAAAAGTTCAGAAAATGTAAATGAGTgtcctcccacaccacccctgaaGGCCTCTCTTTCACTACCTGTTCAAAATATTACACCACCAAAGACTCCACCAAAGACTCCACCTATAAGTTCAACAACTCCACCACTCGCTCCGCCTTTTCGCTTGCCTTCACCACTGCTTTCTCCAAAGCCGAAGACCATTTCTGTCACCCCAAAACAACCAGCACTtgttcctcctccaccaccaccaaaAGCACCACCTGCACCTCCACCTTTACCAAGTTCTTATGGCCCATCAAGTTCGGTACCTTTGCTAGAAGCATTACAAGCAAAACAGCAGACCCTAAGAAAGATTCCAAAGTCTATAGAGGTTAGGCCTGCTCAGACAACACCTATGCCAAGTGTTGATAATgagcaaaaaatcagagttgggAAGATAAAGGGTGAGTTAGAAGCATTATTCTCTCCAAAAAAAGATGAGAAAAGGGAGAGGCTTATAAATTCTCGTATGGAGGCAAATAAGAATTCCAATGGCAATTTTTCACAGTCAGGAGGAGAAAATAAATTGGTGAATTCATTAATGTTGAAAGTGCCTCTTCTACCTGCTAAATTAGAGAAAGACGATGTTGATGCAGACAATTCCGAATGGCTGCCTAAAAGTAATAACCTGGATATTCAGATACCTGAGCCAGACTATTTACCAGCAAGCCCTGCTTACAAACTGGAGAAGCCAATATATGCaaagttacaaaataaaattCCAAAAGCAACTCTGGATATACCTGTTGCTCCACTGCCAGTTGCTTCCCCTCAAAAAGACACATCTACAGAAGGTGTGTTTGAGACCTCCATTCCAACCTACAAGCCACACCGTGAAACAAAGTTATTGACCGAAAGCATTAGCTTAGATGAACTGCCAGTACAAATTTCACAACCAGTTACAAATTTTAGTATAAAcctggacagtgtttcccaacatacGGAAATTGCAAATGTAGAGCAAGAAGCTCCACTTAAATCTCCTGCTGAAAGTACAATTAATCACCCTGTCACCGGAGATCAGGTTGAAGCAAATTCTCCATTGGCTTTACTAATGGCAGCACAAAAGCGGGCACAGAAAGCAAAGTCCTTAGAAAGGGGAAATCTTCCAAAAATTTCTGTTACAAGTGGGATTATTAAGAGTATATCTGCCTCTCCATATAATGAAAGAAGAGCAAATACATTTGTTGTTTCTCCCTATAAGGGAAATACAGGAAACTCTACGGAGGAAGTCACCAGTTTTGCATCGAACTCAATCGAAAATTCAGACTCTGTTTCAAATTCATCAACCCAGAAAGATGGAGTACTCCAGTCTTATGATATAACAAGTACTTTGGATAGAGATGCTGATAATTCCAATGACAAGTTTAGTGTACCATATGTTTATAATTCAGTTGACATACCGGTTTCTACCACAAACAGGAATGAAGACTATTTAAAACCAAAATCAACAACATTCGATAACCGTTTCTCTACCACTGTGCCAAGTTCAACTGAATCCCCTAGTTTTAATATTTCTTCTTTTCCTTCACCGATCCCTGACCGAAAGATGGATACTAAAATTGAATATGAAATAATACCACCCCCAGCAGAGTTCATGAATAGTCCAGTACAATCAATTAGTAGTAGCATGCAGCAGGAAAACAGATCACATGTCTTTGATCATGATACAAGTCTTCATTCTGATTTAAGTCCAACTTACGACAGAATTAATTCAGTTATTCAGCCTTTTCCTTCCCTGTCAAACACAAGCAACTTTGGCTATTACTCAAGTGATAATTATGGCACTGCACAAAGGAGCTCCCTTATTAAGAAACGACTGTACATGCCTGAACCAGAGAGTTCATGGAACTATGGGAAAAATACAAGCTCCTTAAGGTCTTCTACTATGCCAGGGTCTTATATCAATGCAAAGTCTAGCTCTAATATGGTTCTAGATCCACGACGTTCCAACACAACATCAAGATTCTTACCTCAGGGTAGGAGAGATTATTCTGAGAATATGAACCGAATAGTACCACCAATGACTGATCTGAAATACAAATCTCAAAGTTCGGATTACTCAATGGGACAATCATCATCCAG GGCACAAAGTAAACTCCCACAAGGAATGACCTTTACTGTCAGACCAGGCACCAGACAACCAATTTCCCAAATGTATCAAGGCGGCTACCTGTGA